A genomic stretch from Sphingobacterium sp. ML3W includes:
- a CDS encoding Crp/Fnr family transcriptional regulator: MLYENILRNVSKCITLTDEETERFTDLLTLRKEPKKTMLLQEGEVCQFEGYLQKGCVRIFYLDENGFEVTLAFAVEDWWISDIASFHYHTPSSLYMETLEECEFLMLTPETKEKLLETIPKFERVFRMLVQRRLAVLQNRLIHTMAKPAAERYLEFIDLYPTISQRVPQYYIASYLGVSPEFVSIIRKRLAAKK; encoded by the coding sequence ATGCTATACGAAAATATCCTTAGGAATGTATCAAAGTGCATAACCTTGACAGATGAGGAGACTGAACGGTTCACCGATCTGCTGACCTTACGGAAGGAACCCAAGAAAACGATGCTTCTGCAGGAGGGGGAAGTCTGCCAGTTTGAGGGATATCTTCAGAAAGGCTGTGTACGTATTTTTTATCTTGATGAAAATGGTTTTGAGGTGACCTTGGCCTTTGCGGTCGAAGACTGGTGGATCAGTGATATCGCCTCCTTTCATTACCATACACCTTCGAGTCTGTATATGGAAACATTGGAAGAATGTGAATTTTTGATGCTGACACCTGAGACTAAAGAGAAATTACTGGAGACAATACCGAAATTTGAACGTGTCTTTCGTATGTTGGTACAACGTAGACTTGCGGTATTGCAAAATAGACTGATCCATACCATGGCGAAACCTGCGGCTGAACGCTATCTTGAATTTATCGACTTGTATCCCACAATATCACAACGGGTACCGCAATATTATATCGCGTCTTACCTCGGTGTTTCGCCCGAATTTGTCAGTATCATCCGCAAGCGGCTCGCCGCAAAAAAGTAG
- a CDS encoding AraC family transcriptional regulator: MSIEEKDFGKAFLYSCYVDKAFGHEQFIPEHVVMFQISGETHFDHEKGKLVTKEGQLLIARRNQLAKAFKYPSKNADYQSIAILLHTDRLKKYALDHQLSSDKKQSADTNILLEGDAFIKSYFESLAPYAEASDRVSPQMETIKIYELTTLLLERYPSLKDLLFDFSEPFKIDLEEFMLKNYKYNVPLENFAKLSGRSLASFKRDFEKIFRTSPRKWLQEKRLSEAYYLIENKRKRPVDIYLDLGFENLSHFYASFKEKFGITPATINSIA, encoded by the coding sequence ATGAGTATCGAAGAAAAAGATTTTGGAAAGGCTTTTTTGTATTCTTGTTACGTAGATAAGGCCTTTGGTCATGAACAGTTTATTCCCGAACATGTGGTGATGTTCCAGATATCCGGGGAAACACACTTTGACCATGAAAAGGGAAAGCTGGTGACAAAGGAAGGGCAGCTACTGATTGCCCGAAGAAATCAATTGGCAAAGGCATTCAAATACCCATCGAAAAATGCGGACTATCAGTCTATCGCAATCTTGCTCCACACCGACCGGCTCAAGAAGTATGCGTTGGATCATCAGCTCTCTTCGGATAAAAAGCAGTCGGCAGACACCAATATTCTCCTTGAAGGCGATGCGTTTATCAAAAGTTATTTTGAGTCGCTAGCACCCTATGCGGAAGCTTCGGATCGAGTCAGCCCGCAAATGGAGACTATCAAAATATACGAATTGACCACTTTACTATTGGAAAGATATCCCTCGTTAAAGGATTTGCTGTTTGATTTCTCCGAACCCTTTAAGATTGACCTGGAGGAATTTATGTTAAAAAATTATAAGTATAATGTTCCTTTGGAGAATTTTGCCAAATTATCCGGTCGTAGCCTGGCGAGTTTTAAACGTGATTTTGAAAAAATATTCCGCACCTCGCCCCGGAAATGGCTACAGGAGAAACGTCTTTCCGAGGCGTACTATCTGATTGAGAATAAGCGGAAAAGACCCGTGGATATTTACCTTGATCTTGGTTTTGAAAACCTCTCTCATTTTTATGCTTCCTTCAAAGAGAAATTTGGAATAACGCCGGCGACAATTAATTCCATTGCTTAA
- a CDS encoding MBL fold metallo-hydrolase, which translates to MKTKHKATGFFRFLKWSALTLVVLIGLISSYMMHPQFGKRPSGERLKRIEQSKQFKDGKFRNSSPTPQLTQSWTVALSDYFFKRSAETSPKHKIPSVPVNWDSLFTRSHGLVWLGHSSYLLRADGKTILVDPVLSGSISPIPGSGKAFAGTNVTTADALPAIDYLFISHDHYDHMDYKTLKALQPRVGKIIVGLGVGEHLEYWGYRNDQIIEKDWWDQVDLGNGFHVTVTPARHFSGRSIWSANTLWASYVLETPSLKLYLGGDSGYDSHFKEIGDKLGPFDLAILENGQYDLSWKYIHMMPEEVVQAAKDLQAAKLLPVHSSKFVLANHAWYEPLERISKEASKQQQALLTPRIGEVVDLDDTHNGPNYWWKN; encoded by the coding sequence ATGAAAACAAAGCACAAAGCCACAGGTTTCTTCCGATTTTTGAAATGGTCAGCCCTAACGCTTGTTGTTCTCATCGGATTAATCAGCAGCTATATGATGCATCCCCAATTTGGCAAAAGACCCTCAGGCGAAAGGCTTAAACGTATCGAACAATCGAAGCAATTCAAGGATGGAAAATTTCGCAACAGCAGCCCAACACCACAGCTGACACAAAGCTGGACGGTAGCCCTTTCCGATTATTTCTTCAAACGATCAGCTGAGACCAGTCCCAAACATAAGATCCCTTCGGTTCCAGTCAATTGGGACAGTCTTTTTACCAGATCCCATGGTTTGGTTTGGCTGGGGCACTCCTCCTATCTGTTGCGTGCCGACGGGAAAACTATCCTTGTCGATCCGGTACTAAGCGGCAGCATATCGCCTATACCGGGCAGTGGCAAAGCCTTTGCGGGCACTAATGTAACAACAGCGGATGCACTTCCGGCCATCGATTACCTATTTATTTCCCATGATCACTACGATCATATGGATTACAAAACACTCAAAGCACTGCAACCCCGAGTCGGCAAGATAATCGTTGGACTTGGTGTAGGTGAACATTTGGAGTATTGGGGCTACCGCAACGATCAGATTATCGAAAAAGATTGGTGGGATCAGGTGGATCTAGGAAATGGATTTCATGTAACGGTCACACCGGCAAGACACTTTTCAGGTCGCAGCATTTGGTCGGCCAATACACTTTGGGCCTCCTATGTCTTGGAGACGCCGAGCCTGAAACTGTACCTGGGTGGAGACAGTGGTTATGACAGCCATTTTAAAGAAATCGGCGATAAACTAGGCCCATTTGATTTGGCCATACTCGAAAATGGACAATATGACCTGAGTTGGAAATACATCCACATGATGCCCGAAGAAGTGGTACAGGCGGCAAAAGATTTACAGGCCGCAAAATTATTACCTGTTCACTCCTCCAAATTTGTCCTTGCCAACCATGCCTGGTACGAACCCTTGGAGCGTATTTCCAAAGAAGCATCCAAACAGCAACAAGCCCTGCTTACCCCCCGTATCGGTGAAGTAGTTGATCTGGATGATACCCACAATGGCCCCAACTACTGGTGGAAAAACTGA
- a CDS encoding sulfatase codes for MLSFRNNKLLILSLLCSSIGSGIHAQSVSRTQERRTIERPNIVVFFVDDLGWQDMSEPFYTAKTAINEKFHTPHIESLAKDAVKFTNAYATPVCTPSRVSFLTGLNAAHHRVTNWTSPKANTPTDSKDELLNPPDWNINGLSPVPNIPHTVYATPFPSILKANGYYTIHIGKAHWGSAGTPGASPLNLGFMVNVAGHSAGHPQNYYGEQNYGNLPGKASYQAVPDLMEYHGTSTFLTEALTQEALKALAEPIRRKEPFFLHFSNYAVHVPIQPDPRFVQRYLDRGLDSTEAAYASLVEGYDKSMGDIIQFLKDKGIYDNTVIIFLSDNGGLSLSPPRSGDPHTQNLPLKAGKGSLYEGGIRIPLLIKQASGHSGSSTSAPVMVEDLFPTILQMAKVKAYQLVQQEPDGKDLTDLLTGKNDESWNSRPLIWNVPNKWTVPDGPGINFFSAVRQGDYKLLYDMKQGKLELYNLQDDIGELNNLAPKMKGKTSELSKLLSNQLRTWKAQLPTYKTTGQQIPYPDQLKPINQ; via the coding sequence ATGTTATCCTTCAGAAACAACAAATTATTGATCTTATCGTTGCTATGCAGCAGTATAGGATCGGGGATCCATGCCCAGAGCGTCAGCCGCACGCAGGAACGGCGAACAATCGAACGCCCCAATATTGTGGTATTCTTTGTCGATGACCTGGGTTGGCAGGACATGTCCGAACCATTTTATACTGCCAAAACAGCTATTAACGAGAAGTTTCATACGCCACATATCGAATCACTGGCCAAAGATGCCGTCAAGTTTACCAATGCTTATGCGACACCGGTGTGTACACCTTCGCGTGTGAGCTTTCTAACAGGTTTAAATGCAGCACATCACCGGGTCACAAACTGGACAAGTCCCAAAGCCAATACACCCACAGATAGTAAGGATGAGTTATTGAATCCGCCGGACTGGAATATCAATGGATTGAGCCCCGTACCCAATATTCCCCACACGGTCTATGCTACGCCATTTCCAAGTATTCTCAAGGCCAACGGTTATTATACCATCCATATCGGTAAAGCCCATTGGGGATCAGCTGGTACTCCGGGCGCCAGTCCGCTCAATTTGGGTTTTATGGTCAACGTAGCTGGCCATTCGGCCGGGCATCCACAAAACTACTATGGGGAGCAGAACTACGGAAATCTTCCGGGCAAGGCAAGCTATCAAGCCGTTCCGGATCTGATGGAGTATCATGGTACATCCACTTTTCTGACCGAAGCATTGACGCAGGAAGCATTGAAAGCACTTGCCGAACCTATTCGCCGCAAAGAACCCTTTTTCCTTCATTTCTCCAACTATGCTGTCCATGTCCCGATTCAGCCCGATCCACGGTTTGTACAGCGATACCTTGACCGTGGTCTGGATTCTACCGAAGCCGCCTACGCTTCTTTAGTGGAAGGCTATGACAAAAGTATGGGTGATATTATTCAGTTTTTAAAAGACAAAGGTATATACGATAATACAGTGATTATCTTTTTGAGCGATAATGGCGGACTCAGTCTCAGCCCGCCACGTTCGGGTGATCCCCATACCCAAAATCTGCCACTGAAGGCCGGTAAAGGCTCTCTTTACGAAGGTGGCATCCGTATTCCACTGCTAATTAAACAGGCCAGCGGACATAGCGGGAGCAGCACCTCGGCACCGGTCATGGTCGAAGATCTATTTCCGACGATACTCCAAATGGCAAAAGTAAAAGCGTATCAACTTGTACAGCAAGAACCAGACGGCAAGGACCTGACAGACCTGCTAACGGGGAAGAACGACGAAAGTTGGAATAGTCGCCCCCTTATCTGGAATGTCCCCAATAAATGGACTGTTCCCGATGGTCCAGGTATCAATTTCTTCTCCGCTGTACGCCAAGGTGACTATAAGTTACTTTACGATATGAAACAGGGGAAACTGGAACTCTATAACCTTCAGGATGATATCGGTGAACTGAATAACCTTGCTCCCAAAATGAAAGGGAAAACCAGCGAGCTCAGCAAGCTACTTTCCAATCAGCTGCGGACATGGAAAGCTCAGTTGCCGACCTACAAAACTACTGGACAACAGATCCCCTATCCCGATCAGCTCAAACCTATTAACCAATAG
- a CDS encoding right-handed parallel beta-helix repeat-containing protein: MKIPTCWIRSTLIILLATSFYLNSIASQVPKVVYLSDYGILPNTGTNSSAAINKVLQTILGKTDKKQALVLKFRKGRYDFYPEGALSRTYYISNHDQDNPKTVGIAFEQCNNLTVDGQGSDFIYHGRMLPIALIENKNLTLKNIHIDFERPQICQVQILKNDTINGTIVYKTAPWVTYTIKDSVFYNTGEGWAMRPTSGIAFEEKTKRIVYNTSDIGVGTKRVTELSPGVIQAEQWKNPKLIPGTVVAMRAWHRPSPGVFVHKGKDIRLENISVHYAEGMGLLAQLTENISLDRFQVALRGGQDPRYFTAQADATHFSGCKGVILSKNGLYENMMDDAINIHGTYLKITKRLDDKTLVGRYMHDQSYGFDWGDAGDTVQFIRSGTMELWDQKNQIQSIHILRDKADDPIREFKITFKKPLDPAIDPAKTAIGVENLSWTPRVVFSGNTIRHNRARGALFSTPRKTLVERNLFDHTSGTAILLCGDANGWYETGSCHDIVIRHNTFINALTNMFQFTNAIISIYPEIPDLKNQQKYFHSGIVIEDNLFETFDKPILYAKSVDGLVFRGNRIKTNKAYPAFHWNKKNVFFERVTHSEISNNTIDGKKSELTN; this comes from the coding sequence ATGAAAATACCCACCTGCTGGATCCGATCAACACTGATTATTTTACTGGCAACATCCTTTTACCTGAACAGCATTGCTTCACAAGTCCCCAAGGTCGTTTATCTTTCCGACTATGGTATCCTTCCAAATACCGGGACCAACAGCTCCGCAGCAATCAATAAAGTCCTTCAGACAATTCTCGGAAAGACCGATAAAAAACAGGCTCTTGTTTTAAAATTCAGAAAAGGGCGCTACGACTTTTATCCCGAGGGCGCATTATCACGAACATACTATATTTCCAACCACGATCAGGACAATCCCAAGACAGTGGGTATCGCATTCGAACAATGCAACAACCTCACAGTCGATGGCCAAGGCTCCGATTTCATCTACCATGGTCGGATGTTACCGATTGCCTTGATCGAAAATAAAAACCTGACCCTTAAAAATATCCATATTGATTTTGAACGTCCACAGATCTGTCAGGTCCAGATCCTGAAGAACGACACAATCAATGGTACAATCGTTTACAAAACAGCTCCCTGGGTGACTTATACAATCAAAGACAGTGTATTTTACAATACCGGCGAAGGTTGGGCCATGCGTCCAACATCCGGAATCGCCTTTGAGGAAAAAACCAAACGCATTGTTTACAATACCAGTGATATTGGGGTAGGAACAAAAAGAGTAACCGAGCTTTCGCCGGGTGTTATCCAAGCCGAGCAATGGAAAAATCCAAAGCTTATTCCGGGTACCGTCGTGGCTATGCGTGCGTGGCATCGTCCCAGCCCCGGTGTTTTTGTCCATAAAGGAAAAGATATTCGACTTGAAAATATCAGCGTGCATTATGCGGAAGGCATGGGCTTATTGGCTCAGCTCACCGAAAATATCAGCCTCGACAGATTCCAAGTGGCACTGCGCGGTGGCCAAGATCCCCGGTATTTTACCGCACAAGCTGACGCGACCCATTTTTCAGGTTGTAAAGGTGTCATCCTCTCCAAAAATGGGCTGTATGAAAATATGATGGACGACGCGATCAACATCCACGGTACTTACCTCAAAATCACCAAGCGACTGGATGATAAAACACTGGTCGGCCGTTATATGCACGACCAATCCTACGGATTCGACTGGGGCGATGCCGGCGATACCGTCCAGTTTATCCGGTCAGGCACAATGGAACTTTGGGATCAGAAAAACCAGATTCAATCCATTCACATCTTGCGGGATAAAGCAGATGATCCGATCCGTGAATTTAAGATTACGTTTAAAAAGCCTCTTGATCCAGCGATCGACCCAGCGAAAACAGCTATTGGTGTTGAAAATCTGAGCTGGACGCCACGTGTGGTTTTCAGTGGCAATACCATTCGTCACAATCGTGCACGTGGTGCATTGTTCAGCACGCCTAGAAAAACCCTTGTCGAAAGAAATCTCTTTGACCACACCTCCGGCACCGCGATCCTGCTCTGTGGCGACGCCAACGGCTGGTATGAAACCGGCAGCTGTCATGACATTGTGATCAGACACAATACATTTATCAATGCCCTAACCAATATGTTCCAGTTTACCAATGCGATTATCTCGATCTATCCTGAAATTCCGGATCTTAAAAATCAACAGAAGTATTTTCATAGCGGTATTGTCATTGAAGACAATCTTTTTGAGACCTTTGATAAGCCCATACTTTATGCAAAGTCGGTTGACGGTCTTGTTTTTCGCGGCAATCGAATCAAGACAAATAAAGCCTATCCAGCTTTCCATTGGAACAAAAAAAACGTATTCTTCGAACGTGTTACGCACAGTGAAATTTCAAACAACACCATTGATGGCAAGAAAAGTGAGTTAACAAATTAG
- a CDS encoding GH92 family glycosyl hydrolase → MLNRNLNLKSKAILRTICCCTFFSIFLLKGFSQAKSTKEFVDYVNPYMGNISHLLVPTYPTVHLPNSILRVYPERGDFTSDRLYGLPLIVTSHRGSSAFNLSPMLRLPSQLSPVQLYSYDQEEIKPYSYSVVLDQEDIKVDYALSHQSGMYTFTFPNTSTKYLQFNSRDGELEWDGQALSGTQEIGNGTRVYIYAIPETKPSAVSKLQGQQLEKGMDAKGRNACLVLQFDQPGAILKMKYGVSFIDAAQAKANLNREIADFDQKKLAENGRKIWNQALGKIAVEGGNESDKNVFYTSLYRTYERPVNISEGGRYFSAFDGKIHSDEGKPFFTDDWIWDSYRAHHPLRVLLEPATESNILNSFVRMSEQMDKPWLPTFPEITGDSRRMNSNHGVATLLDAYRKGIRGFDIKKAYLAAKGAITEKTLAPWSDKPAGKMDDFFKEKGYIPALHPGEQETYPEVHGFERRQPVAVTLGTSYDLWCLAQLANELGEKSDYDLFMKQSFNYRNLFNEQTKFFHPKDDKGNFIMPFDYVFAGGQGAREYYGENNAWIYRWDVQHNIPDLIKLMGGNQLFVQYLDEMFQQSLGRSKFDFYAQLPDHTGNVGQFSMANEPALHIPYLYNYAGQPWMTQKRIHKLIGEWFRNDLMGVPGDEDGGGMSAFVVFSQMGFYPVTPGLASYSIGSPFFEKTRISLPDGKSFVIIGKNASAKNKYIQSATLNGKPLNSTQLNHADILKGGTLEFVMGDKANKNWGN, encoded by the coding sequence ATGCTAAATAGGAATCTCAATTTGAAATCTAAAGCAATTTTACGCACAATCTGTTGCTGTACTTTTTTTTCAATCTTTTTGCTAAAAGGTTTTTCCCAAGCCAAAAGCACGAAAGAATTTGTGGATTATGTCAATCCATACATGGGGAATATCAGCCATCTATTGGTTCCGACTTACCCGACTGTTCACCTGCCGAACAGTATACTGCGTGTATATCCTGAAAGAGGGGATTTTACTTCGGACCGTTTATATGGTCTTCCGCTTATCGTAACGAGCCACCGTGGGTCGTCGGCTTTTAATCTGAGCCCAATGTTGCGCTTGCCAAGCCAGTTGAGTCCGGTACAACTGTATAGTTATGATCAGGAAGAGATCAAGCCCTATAGTTATTCAGTTGTTTTGGATCAGGAAGATATCAAAGTAGATTATGCACTATCGCATCAGTCGGGTATGTATACCTTTACTTTCCCGAATACGTCTACTAAATACTTGCAATTCAATTCACGTGATGGGGAACTGGAATGGGATGGACAGGCGCTTTCGGGAACACAGGAAATTGGCAATGGGACTCGTGTGTATATCTATGCGATTCCTGAGACAAAACCTAGTGCTGTAAGCAAATTGCAGGGACAACAGCTAGAAAAAGGAATGGATGCCAAGGGAAGAAATGCTTGTCTGGTACTGCAATTTGATCAGCCTGGAGCTATCTTAAAAATGAAATATGGCGTTTCATTTATTGATGCTGCACAGGCCAAAGCAAATCTGAACCGTGAAATTGCTGATTTTGATCAAAAGAAACTAGCGGAGAATGGACGTAAAATCTGGAATCAGGCCTTAGGGAAAATCGCCGTTGAAGGTGGCAATGAATCAGACAAAAATGTATTTTATACTTCTTTATACAGAACTTATGAGCGTCCGGTAAATATCTCCGAAGGTGGACGTTATTTTAGCGCATTTGATGGCAAGATCCATTCGGATGAAGGTAAACCTTTTTTTACAGATGACTGGATCTGGGATTCCTATCGTGCGCATCATCCGTTACGGGTCCTGTTGGAGCCGGCTACAGAATCTAATATCCTCAATTCTTTTGTACGGATGTCGGAGCAGATGGACAAACCTTGGTTGCCGACCTTTCCGGAAATCACGGGGGATAGTAGAAGGATGAATTCCAACCATGGGGTTGCAACTTTGCTGGATGCCTACCGTAAGGGGATCCGTGGTTTTGATATAAAGAAGGCTTATCTGGCAGCAAAAGGAGCGATTACGGAAAAGACTTTGGCTCCATGGTCTGATAAACCTGCCGGAAAAATGGATGATTTTTTCAAAGAAAAAGGTTATATCCCAGCTTTGCATCCGGGCGAACAGGAAACTTATCCTGAAGTACATGGCTTTGAAAGACGTCAACCTGTGGCTGTCACACTGGGTACATCCTACGACCTCTGGTGTCTGGCGCAACTGGCTAATGAATTGGGTGAAAAAAGCGATTATGATCTGTTTATGAAGCAGTCTTTCAATTATCGGAATCTATTCAACGAGCAGACCAAATTTTTCCACCCTAAAGATGACAAAGGTAATTTTATCATGCCTTTTGACTATGTTTTTGCCGGAGGACAGGGTGCCCGTGAATATTATGGTGAAAATAATGCCTGGATATACCGTTGGGATGTACAGCACAATATTCCGGATCTGATCAAATTGATGGGTGGTAACCAGTTGTTTGTACAGTATCTGGATGAAATGTTCCAGCAGTCGCTTGGGCGATCTAAATTTGATTTCTATGCACAGCTGCCAGATCATACAGGCAATGTCGGTCAGTTTTCGATGGCAAATGAACCTGCGTTGCATATTCCTTACCTATACAATTACGCTGGACAGCCTTGGATGACGCAAAAACGGATCCATAAGCTGATCGGTGAATGGTTCAGAAATGATCTGATGGGTGTACCGGGTGATGAGGATGGCGGTGGTATGTCGGCTTTTGTGGTTTTTTCTCAGATGGGTTTCTATCCGGTTACTCCGGGACTGGCTTCCTATAGTATCGGATCTCCATTTTTCGAGAAAACACGCATCAGCTTGCCTGACGGCAAATCTTTTGTAATTATCGGAAAGAACGCTTCGGCAAAAAATAAATATATTCAGTCGGCTACCCTCAATGGAAAACCATTGAATAGCACACAACTAAACCATGCTGATATCCTAAAAGGTGGTACGCTTGAGTTTGTGATGGGGGATAAGGCCAATAAAAATTGGGGAAATTGA